The Burkholderia pyrrocinia genome has a segment encoding these proteins:
- a CDS encoding NUDIX hydrolase yields the protein MSTGPDTLAVIKERATIVCRQRSSVLLVARTASRWSLPGGTIRRGETPLEAAQRELAEETRLEGLALDYAVQFGGLTKLHHVFVADVPAHLTPRASNEIARCKWFTVDRLDTLRASVPTRKIIELLRLDCFSAIADGPLR from the coding sequence ATGAGTACCGGGCCGGATACCCTCGCCGTCATCAAGGAACGCGCCACGATCGTGTGCCGCCAGCGCAGCAGCGTGCTGCTGGTCGCCCGCACCGCGTCGCGCTGGTCGCTGCCGGGCGGTACGATCCGGCGCGGCGAGACGCCGCTCGAGGCCGCGCAGCGGGAACTCGCGGAGGAGACGCGGCTGGAGGGGCTCGCGCTCGACTACGCGGTGCAGTTCGGCGGATTGACGAAGCTGCATCACGTGTTCGTGGCCGACGTGCCCGCGCACCTGACGCCGCGTGCGAGCAACGAGATCGCCCGCTGCAAGTGGTTCACCGTCGACCGGCTCGACACGCTCCGTGCGAGCGTGCCGACGCGCAAGATCATCGAGTTGCTGCGCCTCGACTGCTTTTCGGCGATTGCGGACGGCCCGCTGCGCTGA
- a CDS encoding low molecular weight protein tyrosine phosphatase family protein, with protein MTRALFICSRNRLRSPTAEAVFAAWPGVETDSAGLAPDADTRLCAEQLDWAEIVFVMERAHKARLSAQFGAQLKHKKIVCLDIPDRYAFMQPELVVLLERKAGPFLRA; from the coding sequence ATGACGCGGGCACTGTTCATCTGCAGCCGCAACCGGCTGCGCAGCCCGACGGCCGAAGCGGTATTCGCCGCGTGGCCGGGCGTCGAAACCGACTCAGCGGGCCTCGCGCCCGACGCGGATACGCGACTGTGCGCCGAGCAGCTCGATTGGGCCGAAATCGTCTTCGTGATGGAGCGCGCGCACAAGGCGAGGCTGTCGGCGCAATTCGGCGCGCAGCTAAAGCACAAGAAGATCGTCTGCCTCGATATCCCCGACCGTTACGCGTTCATGCAGCCCGAACTCGTCGTGCTGCTCGAACGCAAGGCCGGCCCGTTCCTGCGCGCGTGA